Proteins from a genomic interval of Anolis sagrei isolate rAnoSag1 chromosome 1, rAnoSag1.mat, whole genome shotgun sequence:
- the GPR135 gene encoding G-protein coupled receptor 135 — translation MELPTLLSNASGNGNGSMDTEGASWALDPKRWSSSGAALASQALLLLLIFALSALGNGAVVGVILRHRQLRTVTNAFVLSLALAELLAAVLCLPPAFFSLLSGPWLFGPRLCLASATVHIGLGVAATLTMALLAFDRYCAIVRQPRHKMSRRRAAQLLAAVWLASLGFSSPWYLLAQEEEEEEEQVAVPGNVASTATDHCLYVLPWGSSRLGASYGATLIIICYLLPFSIMCFCHYHICRAVRLSESRVRPLTTYGHLLRFYGEMRTATTVLIMIVSIICCWGPYCLLGLAAAVGRLSFSPTLDAAASWMAWANGAVNPLIYAARNPNISLLLGRSREGGYRTRNNNVAAFFAATKSRRLDAKGRAECYASHSGVTAGSTLTSSSPASGNEMAMWACKNPAVLFCRDGRPGAASGCPQPKLATCDTSL, via the coding sequence ATGGAGTTGCCCACCCTACTGAGCAATGCATCTGGGAATGGCAATGGTAGCATGGACACTGAAGGGGCGAGTTGGGCACTGGACCCCAAGCGATGGAGCTCATCCGGGGCGGCGCTGGCCTCCCAAGCTTTGCTCCTGCTCCTGATCTTCGCCCTCTCCGCTCTGGGCAACGGCGCCGTGGTGGGGGTCATCCTGCGGCACCGGCAATTGCGGACGGTCACCAACGCTTTCGTCCTCTCCTTGGCCTTGGCCGAACTGCTGGCCGCCGTGCTGTGCCTTCCACCAGCCTTCTTCAGCCTCCTCAGTGGCCCCTGGCTCTTTGGCCCACGCCTTTGCCTTGCCAGTGCCACTGTCCACATAGGGCTTGGTGTCGCCGCCACGCTAACCATGGCCCTGCTTGCCTTTGACCGCTATTGTGCCATCGTTCGGCAGCCACGCCACAAGATGAGCCGCCGCCGTGCTGCCCAGCTCCTAGCCGCCGTTTGGTTGGCCTCCTTGGGCTTCTCCAGCCCGTGGTACCTACTAGcccaagaggaggaagaggaggaagaacaggTAGCTGTGCCTGGTAACGTGGCTTCTACCGCAACGGACCACTGCCTCTATGTCTTACCGTGGGGCTCTTCTCGGTTGGGAGCCTCCTACGGAGCCACCCTGATTATCATTTGCTACCTGCTGCCTTTCTCCATCATGTGTTTCTGCCACTACCACATCTGCCGAGCTGTCCGGTTGTCGGAGAGCCGGGTGCGGCCCCTCACCACTTACGGGCACCTCTTGCGCTTCTATGGCGAGATGCGGACAGCCACTACTGTCCTCATCATGATCGTCTCCATCATCTGCTGCTGGGGACCCTACTGCCTCCTGGGGTTGGCTGCGGCCGTCGGACGTCTCTCCTTCTCACCCACTTTGGACGCAGCGGCCAGCTGGATGGCTTGGGCCAACGGGGCTGTCAACCCCCTCATCTATGCTGCGCGCAACCCCAACATCTCGCTGCTCCTGGGCCGCAGCCGCGAAGGGGGCTACCGGACTCGGAACAACAACGTGGCGGCCTTCTTCGCAGCAACCAAAAGCCGACGCTTGGATGCCAAGGGCCGGGCTGAGTGCTACGCCAGCCATAGTGGGGTCACCGCCGGGAGCACCCTGACCTCCTCCAGCCCGGCCAGCGGAAATGAGATGGCCATGTGGGCCTGTAAAAACCCCGCTGTCCTCTTCTGCCGCGATGGGAGGCCTGGCGCGGCTTCTGGATGCCCTCAGCCCAAATTGGCTACTTGTGACACAAGCCTTTGA